One stretch of Oncorhynchus clarkii lewisi isolate Uvic-CL-2024 chromosome 3, UVic_Ocla_1.0, whole genome shotgun sequence DNA includes these proteins:
- the LOC139386367 gene encoding proline-rich protein HaeIII subfamily 1-like: MFLSHTGFSHGWSRPAKANAGGCLGDSLRIGLLLTAVQTHTARDPRSQGPTDPHSQGPTQPGTHAARDPRSQGPTDTHSQGPTQPGTHGPTQPGTHAARDPRSQGPTQPGTHGPTQPGTHGHTQPGTHTARDPRSQGPTQPGTHGPTQPGTHRPTQPGTHAARDPRTHAARDPRSQGPTGPEQPGTHGPTQPGTHGPTQPGTHGPTQPGTHTARDTHSQGHTQPGTHTARDPHSQGPTQPGTHTATALPDPQTHPAMPESPQTHPAMPESPQTHPAMPESPQTHPAMPESPPDTPSHA; this comes from the exons ATGTTTCTCTCACACACTGGCTTTAGCCATGGATGGAGCAGGCCTGCCAAGGCAAATGCAGGGGGTTGCCTTGGAGACAGCCTTCGCATAGGATTACTACTGACCGCAGTACAGACCCACACAGCCAGGGACCCACGCAGCCAGGGACCCACGGACCCACACAGCCAGGGACCCACGCAGCCAGGGACCCACGCAGCCAGGGACCCACGCAGCCAGGGACCCAcggacacacacagccagggaccCACGCAGCCAGGGACCCACGGACCCACACAGCCAGGGACCCACGCAGCCAGGGACCCACGCAGCCAGGGACCCACGCAGCCAGGGACCCACGGACCCACACAGCCAGGGACCCAcggacacacacagccagggaccCACACAGCCAGGGACCCACGCAGCCAGGGACCCACACAGCCAGGGACCCATGGACCCACGCAGCCAGGGACCCACAGACCCACGCAGCCAGGGACCCACGCAGCCAGGGACCCACGGACCCACGCAGCCAGGGACCCACGCAGCCAGGGACCCACGGGACCAGAGCAGCCAGGGACCCACGGACCCACGCAGCCAGGGACCCACGGACCCACACAGCCAGGGACCCACGGACCCACACAGCCAGGGACCCACACAGCCAgggacacacacagccagggacacacacagccagggaccCACACAGCCAGGGACCCACACAGCCAGGGACCCACACAGCCAGGGACCCACACAGCCACtgctctg CCTGATCCCCAGACACACCCAGCCATGCCCGAGTCCCCCCAGACACACCCAGCCATGCCCGAGTCCCCCCAGACACACCCAGCCATGCCCGAGTCCCCCCAGACACACCCAGCCATGCCCGAGTCCCCCCCAGACACACCCAGCCATGCCTGA